Proteins encoded together in one Diabrotica undecimpunctata isolate CICGRU chromosome 3, icDiaUnde3, whole genome shotgun sequence window:
- the LOC140436021 gene encoding uncharacterized protein gives MGKVEQRKWSPSKMPKAIDAVRNKKMGWKKASKYFNVPKTTLMRLSKDKYGTPIEAAQTKRSRPTILGKNLEDELVQYCCGIEASFFGLTRSDLRRMAQRNGINHPFKEEIAGKKWANLFLKRHKTKLSERKPTETSYSRVLGFNKENAQKFYQLLEDLYVKNEFTPDRIYNVDESGISVVQLQPLKVKGRLLP, from the coding sequence ATGGGGAAGGTCGAACAGAGAAAGTGGAGTCCGTCTAAAATGCCTAAGGCCATTGATGCAGTTCGAAATAAGAAGATGGGGTGGAAGAAGGCAAGCAAATATTTTAATGTGCCGAAGACAACGCTGATGAGATTAAGCAAAGATAAGTATGGTACGCCTATCGAAGCAGCACAAACAAAAAGAAGCAGACCTACAATATTGGGCAAAAATCTGGAAGACGAGCTAGTCCAATATTGTTGTGGAATAGAAGCATCGTTTTTTGGACTCACTAGAAGTGATTTAAGAAGAATGGCCCAGAGAAATGGCATTAATCATCCATTCAAAGAAGAAATAGCTGGTAAAAAGTGGGCCAATCTATTTCTTAAACGGCACAAAACAAAACTGTCAGAAAGAAAGCCCACTGAAACATCTTATAGCAGGGTTCTTGGGTTCAATAAGGAAAATGCGCAGAAATTTTATCAACTCCTGGAGGATTTGTACGTTAAAAATGAATTTACTCCGGATAGAATCTATAACGTAGACGAGAGCGGAATTAGTGTGGTGCAGTTACAGCCCTTAAAGGTAAAAGGCAGATTGCTGCCCTGA